atatataccatggaccccacatgtcattgactcatgtggacccacatgtaagtgagatagtaatggtatggatccaaagtggtgatcttttaatggtatggatccaaatttccctagaAACATTCATCTTCTAAATTATTAGGCCAAGACAACACATTAGAAAAAAAAAAGAGAGGTCAAGACAAGATCAATCATTACCCCAGTGCAGCATATGGACTAGTTTTGCCATCCTATGGAAAACAAACTTTTAAGACGATTGTTAGATATCCtctgcaaagccttctttgcaccAGGCACATCAGCATCAGCCAGCTTCTGTAGATGCTGACAAGAACCAGCATCAACAAGTCGTCGTCGTGTCCCGTTCCCGCCACCCATGGCAAGAACTAGAAAGATCGAGAGTGGATACTTCTTATCAGTCTCCTGAAACCGGGGATCAAGCATCCGCACAAATATTGTTAAACTCTTCTCATCCCTGACAAAACCCTTCCTATTAGACTTCAAGGTAAACAGAGCAAGCAGTGCACGACCAGCTGACTCCTGTATTGTTGCTGGCTTAGCCACCTCCATCAGCTTAATCAGTGTACCAATGCATGGTGCCATGCACCTCTTTGTGTCATCGCTCACAGTAGGTGCAAGATCAGCAATCATATCAGCAGCCATTTGTTGCAACAGGAAGCTACCAGAGCTGCATATGAGGTCTGTAAGTCGTGCAAAGAACAGTGGCGATGAACAAAGGATTCTGGTGGCAGCAGGGGCTGATGTAAGTGCGTGTATAGCACGCAGTACAGAATCATGGAGGTCCTGATCAGAGGCGATATGCAGTGCTTGTAGGAGTGGCGACAATGCACCTGCTTGCACAATCTGGTTCTGTGTCTTATGGTCTCCCATCGAAGCAAGTGCCCAGAGGCAGAGAGCAGCACTCTTCTGCGTCTCAGCAGTGCCACTGGCAAGCAGGTCAACAAGAACAGGCAAACCACTCTCCTCCACCAGAGTGGAGCGCACATCATCGACTGAAGAAACATTCTTAATTGCCGCCACGGCAAATGCCTGCAATGCGGGGGATCCAGACCCAGGACGGCAAGCATTAATCAAGATGGGCAATCCACCATAAGCCGATAGAGCCCACGCGCTGCCGGCATCACCAGTGATGGCCACAATGGCCGCAGCAGACCGCTCACGCGTGGCGGGCGGTGAGCCTGAGTCGAGCACGCGCAGAAGTGGGCCGAGTCCGCCTTCGTCGAAGACCACCCTCCGGGACGCAGCGCAGGCGGTCGCAAGGTGGGCCACGGCCGTGACCGCACGGTCCCGCAGCGCCGAGTGGGACGACGCG
This portion of the Zea mays cultivar B73 chromosome 2, Zm-B73-REFERENCE-NAM-5.0, whole genome shotgun sequence genome encodes:
- the LOC100279796 gene encoding putative ARM repeat-containing protein containing family protein isoform X1, with product MTPAAPASAADALAQILQDLLPSVLLAAASVRALHSRWRALQASLLALQSSLVSAPASAPSHPLFADLVAALLPALRSLHALSVRCQDPGLPGGRLRLQSDLDMVPASAAPHADKSLFVRDAFARLQIGSLDLKLKALVSLLDLLGDDPTAEAAQIVATEGDVAALLRLLDASSHSALRDRAVTAVAHLATACAASRRVVFDEGGLGPLLRVLDSGSPPATRERSAAAIVAITGDAGSAWALSAYGGLPILINACRPGSGSPALQAFAVAAIKNVSSVDDVRSTLVEESGLPVLVDLLASGTAETQKSAALCLWALASMGDHKTQNQIVQAGALSPLLQALHIASDQDLHDSVLRAIHALTSAPAATRILCSSPLFFARLTDLICSSGSFLLQQMAADMIADLAPTVSDDTKRCMAPCIGTLIKLMEVAKPATIQESAGRALLALFTLKSNRKGFVRDEKSLTIFVRMLDPRFQETDKKYPLSIFLVLAMGGGNGTRRRLVDAGSCQHLQKLADADVPGAKKALQRISNNRLKSLFSIGWQN
- the LOC100279796 gene encoding putative ARM repeat-containing protein containing family protein, with translation MTPAAPASAADALAQILQDLLPSVLLAAASVRALHSRWRALQASLLALQSSLVSAPASAPSHPLFADLVAALLPALRSLHALSVRCQDPGLPGGRLRLQSDLDMVASSLSLLLHDLSLLLRSGLLSVDSELSIPTDIVLQVPASAAPHADKSLFVRDAFARLQIGSLDLKLKALVSLLDLLGDDPTAEAAQIVATEGDVAALLRLLDASSHSALRDRAVTAVAHLATACAASRRVVFDEGGLGPLLRVLDSGSPPATRERSAAAIVAITGDAGSAWALSAYGGLPILINACRPGSGSPALQAFAVAAIKNVSSVDDVRSTLVEESGLPVLVDLLASGTAETQKSAALCLWALASMGDHKTQNQIVQAGALSPLLQALHIASDQDLHDSVLRAIHALTSAPAATRILCSSPLFFARLTDLICSSGSFLLQQMAADMIADLAPTVSDDTKRCMAPCIGTLIKLMEVAKPATIQESAGRALLALFTLKSNRKGFVRDEKSLTIFVRMLDPRFQETDKKYPLSIFLVLAMGGGNGTRRRLVDAGSCQHLQKLADADVPGAKKALQRISNNRLKSLFSIGWQN